The Streptomyces sp. ICC1 DNA window CGCGCTTCGTTCCGTCGGCCCCCCGAGCTCCGGCCCGGGGGGCCGACGGCGTCCGCGGCCGCCGCGCGGGGGTCAAGGTGCGTGGGGCGGGCGACCGTTCGGCGACGCCGGACGACCGGTCGGCGCAAGACGGGGCGGGATACGCCGGGCGGCGGATAACTCCGCGCGCGGACTGCGGCACGCTCCGGTCATCCGACCCGGAAGGGGTGGCCCGTGCCCGCGACCGCCGACACCACGACCCGCCGCCGCACCGACGCGCACTCCCTCGCCCGTCTGCACAGGGAACACGGCAAGGCCCTCCAGGGCTTCCTCCTCGGCCTCACCTTCGGCGACCGGCACCGTGCCGAGGACCTCCTCCAGGAGACCCTCTTCCGCGCGTGGAAGCACCCCGAGGCGCTCGAGAGCGGCGCCCACGCCTCCCCGCGGCCCTGGCTGTACACCGTGGCCCGGCGCGTCGCCATCGACGCCCGCCGGGCCCGGCTCGCGCGCCCCGCCGAGGTCGGGCCCGACGGGCTGGAGCACTCGCCCGCCGACGAGGACCGCACCGAGCGGTCCGCCGCCGTCCTCGACGTCCGCGAGGCCCTGCGCTCACTCAGCTCCGACCACCGGGCCGTCCTGCTCCAGATCTACTTCCACGGGGCCAGCGTCTGTGAGGCCGCCGAGGCGCTGGGGGTGCCCGCCGGGACGGTCAAGTCCCGTACCCACTACGCCCTGCGGGCCCAGTGCAGCGTGAGGTAGGCGAGGCGGGCGCGGGCCTGTGGGCCGGGCGGCGGGGCTTGGCCCTCCCCGCCCTCTCAGTGTTTCCCGGGCCGGGTCGGGCCCGTTGGAGTCCGGGGTGCGCCCGGGGGTTGTGGGGCTCCGCCCCCGGCTCCGCGCCCCTAACGCCGGCGGGATCCGCCCGGCGGCGGTCAGGGGCGGGGGCCGCGGAGGGCGCCTCGGGCCGGGAGGGATGTGGCCGCCAGGGTCAGGGCCACTGCGGCGGCCACGAAGGAGACGTAGACGACGGGCG harbors:
- a CDS encoding sigma-70 family RNA polymerase sigma factor yields the protein MPATADTTTRRRTDAHSLARLHREHGKALQGFLLGLTFGDRHRAEDLLQETLFRAWKHPEALESGAHASPRPWLYTVARRVAIDARRARLARPAEVGPDGLEHSPADEDRTERSAAVLDVREALRSLSSDHRAVLLQIYFHGASVCEAAEALGVPAGTVKSRTHYALRAQCSVR